One part of the Methanofastidiosum sp. genome encodes these proteins:
- a CDS encoding nucleotidyltransferase family protein encodes MNPSERNKTLVSFLTKHGAKKIGLFGSVARGEERPDSDIDVLVEFSKVKSLFEMVGIELDLADVLGKKIDLVTEGNLSPYIKDKVMKDLVVIYDEKKRGDLS; translated from the coding sequence ATGAATCCTTCAGAAAGAAACAAAACACTTGTTTCTTTTCTAACAAAGCACGGCGCTAAAAAAATTGGCTTATTTGGATCAGTTGCAAGAGGAGAGGAAAGGCCCGATAGCGATATTGATGTTCTGGTAGAATTTAGTAAAGTAAAAAGCCTATTCGAAATGGTTGGAATAGAGCTCGATTTGGCTGATGTTTTGGGTAAAAAGATAGATCTTGTCACAGAGGGAAATTTAAGCCCTTATATTAAGGATAAAGTCATGAAAGATTTAGTTGTGATTTACGATGAAAAAAAGCGAGGAGATTTATCTTAG
- the pgk gene encoding phosphoglycerate kinase, with translation MKILKTPHHDLVFAGFSDLPETTGTAYFRTDINGPPGPSVRMEQAVETICDLRKHQEQGSNILIIAHASKAEKSIEENFNELKAEVLNSKIKTSLPVNNIFFAKNLDELKKLNESNKDSIVFLENIRKVCGDELVPPNDSTKTDFWKYFTQFEKINGALSCCHRDALSLRLFADGCYCNDSFISELYDVTQLYTDKTELKMWGIAGAKSEKLDAIRLTEGRDDLMVVLDGGPVFVLLLWALSQKAPSLKKTLPTSIGKENIELIEKFYKKNWDKVKEDALEIAKKIDNGSISMILPIDVNIKKPDGTTKTVNLKDIGDGKFESIGPNSITMIGNMAAKRIFLQNGSWEQRESLDCCKAESTTNSFCKEVLNKSSKFFINGGDTVSDIRTLENELKLSKYREKGKLKELAVGGFVVHWWKYLYHGKYVPHGVNYAEIGSFRTLYMKKKEQRGFN, from the coding sequence ATGAAAATATTAAAAACTCCACATCACGATCTTGTTTTTGCTGGGTTTTCTGACCTTCCAGAGACGACGGGAACGGCTTACTTCAGAACAGACATTAATGGCCCCCCTGGCCCATCAGTAAGAATGGAGCAGGCCGTTGAGACGATCTGCGATTTAAGAAAACACCAAGAACAAGGATCAAACATTCTTATAATTGCTCATGCCTCAAAGGCTGAGAAATCCATTGAAGAAAACTTTAACGAACTAAAAGCAGAAGTTCTGAATAGTAAAATAAAAACATCGCTTCCCGTAAACAACATCTTTTTTGCTAAGAACCTAGATGAGCTCAAAAAATTAAACGAGTCAAACAAGGACTCAATTGTATTTTTGGAAAATATCAGAAAAGTCTGTGGCGATGAACTTGTCCCGCCAAATGACTCTACAAAAACAGATTTCTGGAAATACTTTACCCAGTTTGAAAAGATAAATGGGGCGCTGTCCTGCTGCCACAGGGATGCGCTTTCTTTAAGATTATTCGCAGACGGCTGTTACTGCAATGACAGCTTCATAAGCGAGCTTTATGATGTAACTCAGCTCTATACAGATAAAACAGAACTTAAAATGTGGGGGATTGCAGGCGCAAAGTCAGAAAAACTTGATGCTATAAGGTTAACAGAAGGCAGAGATGATCTCATGGTGGTCCTAGACGGGGGACCTGTTTTTGTATTGCTTCTTTGGGCACTATCTCAGAAGGCGCCGTCACTAAAAAAGACACTGCCGACTTCAATTGGAAAGGAAAACATAGAGTTGATAGAAAAGTTCTACAAGAAAAACTGGGACAAAGTTAAGGAAGATGCACTTGAAATTGCAAAAAAGATTGATAACGGCTCAATCAGTATGATCCTACCCATAGATGTCAACATCAAAAAGCCTGATGGCACGACAAAGACTGTAAATTTAAAGGATATAGGGGATGGCAAGTTCGAGTCAATAGGGCCAAACAGCATCACGATGATTGGAAACATGGCCGCAAAGAGGATATTCCTCCAGAACGGCTCTTGGGAGCAGCGTGAGAGTTTAGACTGCTGCAAGGCAGAGTCAACTACAAACAGCTTCTGTAAGGAAGTCCTGAATAAATCAAGCAAATTCTTCATAAACGGCGGAGATACGGTATCAGACATAAGAACACTGGAAAATGAGCTCAAACTTTCAAAGTACAGGGAAAAGGGGAAATTAAAGGAGCTTGCCGTTGGCGGGTTTGTTGTCCACTGGTGGAAGTACCTCTACCACGGAAAGTATGTGCCGCATGGCGTAAACTATGCCGAGATAGGAAGCTTTAGGACACTCTACATGAAGAAGAAGGAGCAGAGAGGGTTTAACTAA
- a CDS encoding FprA family A-type flavoprotein — protein sequence MKALKLKDGVFWVGAIDWNPPKFGYSLSKGTTYNSYVILDEKTALIDTVKHGFTQENISRINEATKTSDIDYIIIGNYHMDHSGSLPFLMKRAKNATIVATKESKKAIEKYHGGEWNFEIVGDGDCLKLGERKLLFTEFEIGGNNILLTYSEHDNILFSEDLFSQHTASKDRLDTSSEKQENDALSYFVNYLMPIQRLPDLDFNGIEILAPNHGVIWRQNKGKIIKKYQSWIKGESKNKAAILYSSIWRGTEKMAYAIADGVAGAGSDTEVINYETCDPGYILTKLFESKTVAIGCPSFKGGVPPEISKIISLIELSGLKNKYLALFSCYSDMTSPINHLLKLVSKIDFKLFDNPLEVQYAPSEKELALCFELGNRLGEKTKNNKG from the coding sequence ATGAAGGCATTAAAGCTAAAAGATGGAGTTTTCTGGGTTGGGGCTATAGATTGGAACCCACCTAAGTTTGGATATTCCCTTTCAAAAGGTACCACGTATAACTCCTATGTAATTCTAGATGAAAAGACCGCTTTAATTGACACTGTAAAGCATGGATTTACCCAAGAAAATATCTCAAGGATAAACGAAGCCACTAAAACATCTGATATAGATTACATCATAATCGGAAACTATCATATGGACCATTCCGGGAGCCTCCCCTTCCTTATGAAGAGGGCAAAGAATGCAACTATTGTTGCAACAAAAGAATCCAAAAAGGCAATTGAGAAGTACCACGGAGGAGAATGGAATTTTGAGATTGTAGGGGATGGGGATTGCCTAAAACTTGGGGAAAGAAAGCTCTTATTCACTGAGTTTGAAATCGGTGGAAATAATATTCTCCTGACTTACTCAGAACACGATAATATTCTTTTTTCCGAAGACCTTTTTTCTCAGCACACTGCATCTAAAGATAGGCTCGATACGTCAAGTGAAAAGCAGGAAAATGACGCGCTTTCCTATTTTGTTAATTATCTAATGCCAATTCAAAGACTGCCTGATCTGGATTTCAATGGTATAGAGATTTTAGCACCAAACCACGGCGTTATTTGGCGTCAAAATAAAGGTAAGATCATTAAAAAATATCAAAGCTGGATTAAAGGTGAATCAAAAAACAAGGCCGCAATACTGTATTCAAGCATCTGGCGAGGAACTGAAAAGATGGCTTATGCGATAGCTGATGGAGTTGCGGGCGCCGGGAGTGATACCGAGGTAATAAACTATGAAACTTGCGATCCAGGATACATCTTAACAAAGCTTTTTGAATCCAAAACAGTTGCAATAGGTTGCCCATCCTTCAAAGGAGGCGTGCCGCCTGAAATTTCAAAAATTATATCTTTAATTGAACTATCAGGATTAAAGAATAAGTATTTGGCGCTGTTTTCATGCTATTCTGATATGACTAGCCCTATCAATCATCTATTAAAATTAGTTTCAAAGATTGATTTCAAATTATTTGATAATCCTTTAGAAGTTCAATATGCACCAAGTGAGAAGGAATTAGCACTATGCTTTGAGCTAGGCAATAGGCTAGGCGAAAAGACTAAAAATAATAAAGGATAA
- a CDS encoding nucleotidyltransferase family protein, whose amino-acid sequence MNPSERNKTLVSFLTKHGAKKIGLFGSVARGEERPDSDIDVLVEFNGDPSLLDVVIIEQEASEILGKKIDLVTEEALSPYIKEKVMKEVVVIYEEQRG is encoded by the coding sequence ATGAATCCTTCAGAAAGAAACAAAACACTTGTTTCTTTTCTAACAAAGCACGGCGCTAAAAAAATTGGCTTATTTGGATCAGTTGCAAGAGGAGAGGAAAGGCCCGATAGCGATATTGATGTTCTGGTAGAATTTAATGGAGACCCAAGCTTACTTGATGTAGTAATTATTGAGCAGGAAGCATCCGAAATCCTTGGTAAAAAAATAGATCTTGTAACTGAAGAAGCCTTGAGCCCTTATATTAAGGAAAAGGTCATGAAAGAAGTTGTGGTTATATATGAAGAGCAAAGAGGATAG
- a CDS encoding DUF86 domain-containing protein, which translates to MKSKEDRVYLLHIRDSIDKIDHYTNNIEYGEFKSNSMASDAVIRQIQIIGDASKNISQSLKDKYPLVPWKGMAGMRDKIVHNYFNVNIREVWRVAKKDIPTLKKSINSILEELDL; encoded by the coding sequence ATGAAGAGCAAAGAGGATAGGGTATATTTACTTCATATTAGAGATTCTATAGATAAGATAGACCACTACACCAATAATATCGAATATGGAGAATTCAAAAGTAATTCTATGGCGTCTGATGCAGTTATTCGCCAGATTCAAATTATAGGTGATGCGAGTAAGAATATCTCTCAGTCATTAAAAGACAAATACCCTTTAGTTCCGTGGAAAGGGATGGCTGGTATGAGAGATAAAATTGTTCATAATTATTTTAATGTTAATATTAGAGAGGTCTGGCGAGTTGCTAAAAAAGATATCCCAACTCTAAAGAAATCGATTAATTCTATATTGGAAGAACTAGATTTATAA
- a CDS encoding ferritin family protein, whose protein sequence is MEKDERVKIIETAIEAEKETLRTYIKSAIKVSNVVGKNMFLKLALDEMKHREILETALKAQLEGGKCIFHEVEKNEITKIVPNVEQEIDKSVNLGQDDLAVLMLAQKVEKNGIEYYKNCIRNSWDEEAKRMFSYLVRMEEEHFSLIQTQIDYIEGTGYWLGIREFTLDD, encoded by the coding sequence ATGGAAAAAGATGAGAGGGTAAAAATAATTGAAACTGCAATCGAAGCAGAAAAGGAAACATTGAGGACTTACATCAAGTCTGCAATAAAAGTTTCAAACGTTGTCGGGAAGAATATGTTCTTAAAGCTAGCTCTTGATGAGATGAAACACCGAGAAATCTTAGAAACTGCACTAAAAGCCCAGCTTGAAGGAGGAAAGTGCATATTCCATGAAGTAGAAAAAAATGAGATCACTAAAATTGTTCCTAATGTTGAACAGGAAATTGATAAGTCAGTTAATCTCGGCCAGGATGACCTCGCTGTTCTGATGCTGGCACAAAAAGTTGAGAAGAACGGGATAGAGTATTATAAAAATTGTATAAGAAATTCCTGGGATGAGGAAGCCAAAAGAATGTTCTCATACCTTGTAAGAATGGAGGAAGAACATTTTTCTCTGATTCAGACGCAAATTGATTATATCGAGGGAACAGGATACTGGCTTGGGATAAGAGAATTTACTCTTGATGACTAG
- a CDS encoding aconitase X catalytic domain-containing protein, whose amino-acid sequence MYLSKEEERILNGEEGYAAQKSMEILASLGDIYGADKLIPVSSCQIAGASYKTIGDAGLFFVSEFARSSKVKVKATLNPIGMDSTEWQRMGIKKEFAKKQLDILDAYLKMGIDCSCTCTPYLIGNRPNCGEHVAWSESSAVSFANSVLGAKSNREGGPSSLASSIIGKTPNYGLHLEKNRKAGIIIDVKASIKTFSDVGALGNYVGSIIGNKIPYFKNLELDSDKLKSLGASMAASGSVALYHVEDLTPEYSKAIDDSLEKIEVGKEEIEESKCKLNSSDDMELICIGCPHCSVGEVKEALDIFKKEGRRFKGDIWICTSRYVKNELERTGIAQEIEKYAKLLADTCMVVTPIEEMYQKTATNSGKAAIYLPSLCKQKVRFGDLESLIRDFK is encoded by the coding sequence ATGTACCTTTCTAAGGAAGAGGAGCGCATATTGAACGGGGAAGAGGGATATGCAGCTCAAAAGTCCATGGAGATTTTAGCCTCGCTAGGGGATATCTATGGCGCAGATAAGCTAATCCCTGTTTCATCATGCCAGATAGCAGGTGCATCTTACAAAACAATAGGCGATGCAGGACTTTTCTTTGTGTCTGAGTTTGCAAGGAGCTCTAAGGTTAAGGTAAAAGCCACATTAAATCCCATAGGCATGGATTCAACAGAATGGCAGAGGATGGGGATAAAAAAAGAGTTTGCCAAAAAGCAGCTTGATATCCTTGATGCCTATCTAAAGATGGGGATAGATTGCAGCTGCACTTGCACCCCCTATCTAATTGGCAATAGGCCAAATTGTGGAGAGCATGTTGCATGGAGCGAATCCTCTGCAGTTTCATTTGCGAACTCTGTTCTCGGTGCAAAAAGCAATAGGGAAGGTGGGCCATCATCTCTTGCCTCAAGCATAATAGGAAAGACCCCAAACTATGGATTGCATCTTGAAAAAAATAGAAAGGCCGGAATAATAATTGATGTTAAGGCAAGCATAAAGACATTTTCAGATGTTGGAGCACTGGGAAATTATGTTGGCTCGATTATTGGAAACAAAATCCCTTACTTCAAGAATCTAGAACTAGACTCTGACAAGCTGAAATCTTTAGGGGCTTCTATGGCGGCTTCTGGCTCAGTTGCACTGTACCACGTTGAAGATTTGACACCTGAGTACAGCAAAGCTATCGATGATAGCTTAGAGAAAATAGAGGTAGGAAAAGAAGAGATTGAAGAAAGCAAGTGCAAGCTTAATTCTTCGGATGATATGGAACTAATATGTATAGGCTGCCCTCATTGTTCAGTCGGAGAAGTGAAGGAAGCTTTAGACATCTTCAAAAAGGAAGGCAGAAGATTCAAGGGCGATATATGGATATGTACTTCACGATATGTCAAAAATGAGCTTGAAAGAACAGGTATAGCACAAGAAATAGAAAAGTATGCAAAGCTCTTGGCAGACACTTGCATGGTTGTAACTCCTATTGAGGAGATGTATCAAAAAACAGCAACTAATTCTGGAAAGGCCGCGATTTATCTGCCATCTCTTTGCAAGCAGAAGGTAAGATTTGGTGACTTAGAATCATTGATAAGAGATTTCAAATAG
- a CDS encoding DUF1858 domain-containing protein — MSIGEIVEQYPETVPVFMAHGLGCIGCAIAQFETLEEGAMAHGIDVEVLVQDLNKSVKN; from the coding sequence ATGTCAATAGGGGAAATAGTAGAGCAATACCCAGAAACAGTTCCTGTCTTTATGGCACACGGGCTTGGGTGCATTGGATGTGCAATTGCCCAGTTTGAGACTTTAGAGGAAGGGGCAATGGCCCATGGGATTGACGTTGAGGTACTTGTACAGGATCTAAACAAATCAGTAAAAAATTAA